In Vitis riparia cultivar Riparia Gloire de Montpellier isolate 1030 chromosome 19, EGFV_Vit.rip_1.0, whole genome shotgun sequence, the following proteins share a genomic window:
- the LOC117909161 gene encoding phosphoglycerate kinase, cytosolic, producing the protein MATKRSVGDLKEADLKGKRVFVRVDLNVPLDESLKITDDTRVRAAVPTIKYLMGHGAKVILASHLGRPKGVTPKYSLKPLVPRLSELLGVEVKMANDCIGEEVQILVAKIPEGGVLLLENVRFYKEEEKNDPEFAKKLASLADLYVNDAFGTAHRAHASTEGVAKYLKPSVAGFLMQKELDYLVGAVSNPKRPFAAIVGGSKVSSKIGVIESLLEKVDVLLLGGGMMFTFYKAQGYGVGSSLVEEDKLDLATSLLEKAKSKGVSLLLPTDVVIADKFAADANSKVVPASCIPDGWMGLDIGPDSIKTFGESLDTTKTIIWNGPMGVFEFDKFALGTEAIAKKLADLSEKGVTTIIGGGDSVAAVEKVGLTDKMSHISTGGGASLELLEGKTLPGVLALDDA; encoded by the exons ATGGCAACAAAGAGGAGTGTGGGTGATCTGAAGGAGGCGGATTTGAAGGGGAAGAGGGTGTTTGTGAGGGTTGATCTGAATGTTCCTTTGGATGAGAGTCTCAAGATCACCGATGACACCAGAGTCCGTGCCGCTGTGCCCACCATCAAGTACTTGATGGGTCATGGCGCTAAAGTCATCCTCGCCAGCCACCTT GGGCGCCCAAAGGGTGTTACACCTAAGTACAGCTTGAAACCTCTTGTGCCAAGGCTGTCTGAACTTCTTGGAGTTGAG GTTAAAATGGCAAATGATTGTATTGGTGAGGAAGTCCAGATATTGGTAGCTAAAATACCAGAAGGCGGGGTTCTCCTCCTTGAGAATGTGAGGTTTTACAAGGAGGAAGAGAAGAATGACCCTGAATTTGCCAAGAAGCTAGCTTCACTTGCAGATCTCTATGTGAATGATGCATTTGGAACCGCTCACAGAGCCCATGCATCTACAGAGGGAGTTGCTAAATACTTGAAACCTTCTGTTGCCGGCTTCCTTATGCAGAAG GAACTTGACTACCTTGTTGGAGCTGTGTCAAACCCCAAGAGGCCGTTTGCTGCAATTGTCGGTGGCTCGAAGGTGTCATCCAAAATTGGAGTGATTGAATCCTTGTTGGAGAAGGTTGATGTCCTTCTTTTGGGTGGAGGAATGATGTTTACCTTTTACAAGGCCCAAGGTTACGGTGTTGGTTCCTCCCTTGTAGAGGAAGACAAGCTGGATCTTGCAACTTCACTTCTTGAAAAGGCCAAGTCCAAAGGTGTCTCACTACTTCTCCCCACAGATGTTGTGATTGCTGACAAGTTTGCTGCCGATGCTAACAGCAAG GTTGTCCCTGCATCCTGTATTCCAGATGGTTGGATGGGGCTGGATATCGGACCTGACTCTATCAAGACTTTTGGCGAATCTTTGGATACTACCAAAACCATCATTTGGAATGGACCTATGGGTGTGTTTGAGTTTGATAAGTTTGCATTGGGAACAGAG GCAATAGCCAAGAAGTTGGCAGACCTAAGTGAGAAGGGGGTGACAACTATTATCGGAGGTGGTGATTCTGTTGCTGCTGTAGAGAAGGTTGGGCTCACTGATAAGATGAGCCACATCTCAACCGGCGGTGGTGCTAGCTTGGAGTTGCTGGAGGGGAAGACATTGCCTGGAGTCCTTGCACTCGACGATGCCTGA